A genomic region of Synechococcus sp. NOUM97013 contains the following coding sequences:
- the sds gene encoding solanesyl diphosphate synthase, giving the protein MTTVTELLQPVEADLEILLSDLRSLIGAGHPILQAAAEHLFSAGGKKLRPGIVLLISRALAADGQLTPRHRRLAEITEMIHTASLVHDDVVDEAATRRGVETVHSRFNHRVAVLAGDFLFAQASWHLANLDNLDVVKLLSRVIMDLADGEVKQGLFRYDTGQTFESYLEKSYCKTASLVANSARAAGVLSGCTDPQLESLYRYGRQLGLAFQVVDDILDFTGNDQQLGKPAASDLSSGYLTAPALYALEQNPSMGVLIEREFSNDGDLEEALAFIRQSDAIARTRQLAETFAQESREALTWLPDSASKTALIELPDFVLSRLY; this is encoded by the coding sequence ATGACCACCGTCACCGAGTTGTTGCAGCCGGTTGAGGCGGATCTTGAGATCCTGCTCAGCGATCTTCGGAGCCTGATCGGCGCCGGACATCCCATCCTTCAAGCTGCCGCTGAGCACCTTTTCAGTGCTGGAGGGAAAAAGCTTCGTCCCGGCATCGTTCTGTTGATCTCACGGGCTTTAGCCGCTGACGGCCAGCTGACTCCCCGTCATCGAAGGCTGGCCGAAATCACCGAGATGATCCATACGGCCTCGTTGGTTCACGATGACGTGGTCGACGAAGCCGCGACACGCCGAGGTGTTGAAACTGTCCATAGCCGCTTCAACCATCGCGTCGCTGTCCTGGCTGGCGACTTTCTGTTCGCTCAGGCCAGCTGGCATCTGGCCAATCTCGACAATCTGGATGTCGTCAAACTGCTCAGCCGAGTGATCATGGATCTGGCTGATGGTGAAGTGAAACAAGGGCTGTTCCGCTACGACACGGGCCAGACCTTCGAGTCCTATCTGGAAAAGAGCTACTGCAAAACCGCCTCTCTTGTGGCCAACAGCGCTCGGGCTGCCGGTGTTCTCAGCGGATGTACAGACCCTCAGCTCGAATCGCTGTATCGCTACGGACGCCAGCTGGGTCTGGCTTTCCAGGTGGTGGACGACATCCTTGATTTCACGGGCAATGATCAGCAGCTCGGCAAGCCTGCAGCCAGTGACCTTTCCAGTGGTTATCTAACGGCACCGGCGCTATACGCCTTGGAGCAGAACCCTTCGATGGGCGTGTTGATCGAGCGTGAATTCAGCAACGATGGTGATCTTGAAGAGGCCTTGGCCTTCATTCGCCAGTCCGATGCGATTGCCCGCACCCGTCAGCTGGCTGAAACTTTCGCGCAGGAATCCCGGGAAGCGTTGACTTGGTTGCCGGACTCCGCTTCGAAAACAGCTTTGATCGAACTGCCTGATTTTGTGCTCAGCCGTTTGTATTGA
- the murI gene encoding glutamate racemase, with amino-acid sequence MSIRLGLFDSGLGGLTVLRRVLERHGSLPVIYLGDTARVPYGSRSPSEIRAIASEVVGWLRQQNVSTVVMACNTTNALAREVTEGQAGVPVVGLIGAAAAMVRESRVGVLATPATVASGAYRESIEALHPGTLVVQQACPDFVPLIESGDLRSDALREAAVQYLQPLLEASVQSIVLGCTHYPLLVPLLTNLLPDSIRLIDPALGVASQLDALLGTPIPGGLDQPLALTETRICVTADADGFADRATPWLGQRPRVELVGLQ; translated from the coding sequence ATGAGCATTCGTCTTGGCCTGTTCGACAGCGGCCTGGGAGGTCTCACCGTGCTCCGCCGTGTCCTGGAGCGGCATGGTTCCCTGCCCGTGATCTATCTCGGCGATACGGCGCGGGTGCCCTACGGCAGCCGTTCGCCATCAGAGATCCGCGCCATCGCCAGCGAAGTGGTCGGTTGGCTACGTCAACAGAACGTGTCCACGGTGGTGATGGCTTGCAACACCACCAATGCATTGGCCAGAGAAGTGACGGAAGGTCAGGCTGGCGTCCCGGTTGTGGGCCTGATCGGTGCCGCTGCGGCAATGGTGCGCGAATCGCGTGTCGGGGTTCTTGCCACCCCCGCCACGGTGGCCTCCGGTGCCTACCGCGAAAGCATTGAGGCCCTGCATCCCGGAACCCTGGTGGTGCAGCAGGCATGTCCTGATTTCGTTCCGCTGATTGAGTCAGGGGATCTGCGCTCGGATGCGCTGCGCGAAGCGGCCGTTCAGTACCTGCAGCCGCTGCTTGAGGCTTCTGTGCAATCGATTGTCTTGGGTTGTACCCACTACCCGTTGCTGGTGCCGCTGCTCACGAATCTGCTGCCGGACTCCATTCGTCTGATTGATCCAGCGCTTGGTGTTGCCAGCCAGTTGGACGCGTTACTGGGCACGCCCATCCCCGGCGGATTGGATCAGCCTCTGGCGTTGACAGAGACACGCATCTGCGTGACTGCGGATGCCGATGGCTTTGCAGACCGTGCCACCCCCTGGCTGGGGCAACGGCCGAGGGTCGAGCTGGTGGGTCTGCAGTGA
- the acs gene encoding acetate--CoA ligase — translation MSSEGSTIESVLHEQRVFAPPSDFTRSARIGGMDAYTALAEAARQDPDAFWGDAARRELEWFQPFDTVLDWSDAPFARWFEGGTTNISHNCLDRHLKTDRADKTALIWEGEPGDVRKFTYRELHAEVCKAANALKAQGIGKGDLVALYMPMVPEAAIAMLACARIGAPHSVVFGGFSAEALRDRLIDGEAKAVITADGGFRKDKPVSLKPAVDAALADGACPSVQSVLVVQRTKQPVEMVDGRDFWWHEQVDGQGSDCPAEPMASEDRLFVLYTSGSTGKPKGVVHSTAGYNLWAHLTFQWIFDIREDDVYWCTADVGWITGHSYIVYGPLSNGSTTVMYEGAPRPSKPGAFWELIQKHGITIFYTAPTAIRAFMKNGREVPDQHDMSSLRLLGTVGEPINPEAWMWYRDVIGGGRCPIIDTWWQTETGGVMISPLPGATPTKPGSATLPLPGIEADVVDAEGNSCAADEGGYLVVRRPWPGMMRTVHGNPQRFRESYWEHIRPADGSHIYFAGDGARRDQDGYFWVMGRVDDVINVSGHRLGTMEIESALVSHPAVAEAAVVGRPDDLKGEGIVAFVTLESGRDSDDALIAELRAHVGAEIGPIAKPDEIRCSDALPKTRSGKIMRRILRALAAGEEVSGDTSTLEDRSVLDRLRA, via the coding sequence ATGAGCAGCGAAGGATCCACCATTGAAAGCGTGCTTCATGAGCAACGCGTTTTCGCACCACCGAGCGACTTCACCCGTTCCGCCCGAATTGGTGGCATGGATGCTTACACGGCATTGGCCGAAGCCGCACGACAGGATCCAGATGCGTTCTGGGGAGATGCAGCCCGTCGGGAGCTGGAGTGGTTTCAGCCTTTTGACACCGTTCTCGACTGGTCTGATGCGCCATTCGCCCGTTGGTTCGAGGGTGGTACGACCAACATTTCCCACAACTGCCTCGACCGGCACCTGAAAACGGATCGCGCGGACAAGACAGCGCTGATTTGGGAAGGGGAGCCCGGTGATGTGCGCAAATTCACCTACCGCGAACTGCACGCTGAGGTTTGCAAGGCCGCCAATGCCCTGAAGGCCCAGGGCATTGGCAAGGGAGATCTCGTGGCGCTGTACATGCCGATGGTGCCTGAAGCGGCCATTGCCATGCTCGCCTGCGCCAGGATCGGCGCACCCCACTCGGTGGTGTTCGGTGGCTTCTCCGCCGAAGCTCTTAGAGACCGTTTGATCGATGGTGAAGCCAAGGCGGTGATCACGGCTGATGGGGGATTCCGCAAGGACAAGCCCGTGTCACTCAAGCCAGCTGTCGATGCAGCGTTGGCGGATGGTGCTTGTCCGTCTGTTCAATCAGTGCTGGTTGTGCAACGCACCAAACAGCCTGTTGAGATGGTCGATGGCCGTGACTTTTGGTGGCATGAACAGGTCGATGGGCAGGGCAGCGATTGCCCCGCCGAGCCGATGGCGAGTGAAGATCGTCTCTTCGTCCTTTACACATCGGGATCCACCGGCAAGCCCAAGGGTGTGGTGCACAGCACTGCCGGCTATAACCTCTGGGCCCATCTCACTTTCCAGTGGATCTTCGACATCCGTGAGGATGACGTCTACTGGTGCACCGCTGACGTGGGCTGGATCACCGGACACAGCTACATCGTCTACGGACCCTTGTCGAATGGTTCGACCACTGTCATGTACGAGGGAGCTCCACGACCCTCGAAGCCTGGTGCGTTCTGGGAGCTGATTCAGAAGCACGGCATCACGATCTTCTACACCGCTCCGACGGCGATCCGCGCCTTCATGAAGAACGGTCGTGAGGTGCCTGATCAGCACGACATGAGCAGTCTGCGTCTGCTCGGCACCGTGGGTGAGCCGATCAACCCGGAAGCTTGGATGTGGTACCGCGATGTGATCGGCGGTGGTCGCTGCCCCATCATCGATACCTGGTGGCAGACCGAAACCGGCGGCGTGATGATCAGTCCGCTCCCAGGCGCAACTCCTACCAAGCCGGGCTCAGCAACATTGCCGTTGCCTGGCATCGAAGCTGATGTGGTCGATGCCGAGGGCAACAGCTGCGCCGCTGATGAAGGTGGATACCTGGTGGTGCGTCGTCCCTGGCCGGGCATGATGCGCACCGTGCACGGCAACCCTCAACGCTTCCGCGAGAGCTATTGGGAGCACATCCGCCCCGCGGATGGCAGTCACATCTACTTTGCGGGCGATGGAGCTCGTCGCGATCAAGACGGCTATTTCTGGGTGATGGGTCGCGTTGATGACGTGATCAACGTTTCAGGTCATCGTCTCGGCACGATGGAAATTGAATCGGCACTGGTGAGTCACCCAGCTGTTGCAGAAGCGGCCGTGGTTGGACGACCTGATGACCTCAAGGGTGAAGGCATTGTTGCATTCGTCACGCTGGAGTCGGGTCGTGATTCCGACGATGCCCTCATCGCCGAGCTGCGTGCCCATGTGGGAGCGGAGATCGGCCCGATTGCCAAGCCGGATGAAATCCGTTGCAGTGATGCTCTGCCCAAGACGCGCAGCGGCAAAATCATGCGGCGCATCCTGCGTGCCTTGGCGGCCGGTGAGGAAGTCAGTGGCGACACCAGCACCCTCGAGGATCGCTCTGTGCTGGATCGGCTTCGGGCCTAA
- a CDS encoding HAD family phosphatase — protein sequence MPNLNRPSAAPQACLFDLDGLLLDTEPLHARAWSEAAAYFGTQLTTAQLLSLQGRRRLDNARQVCSWLDSSVTPDQLLMVRQPIAVKLLPYASAIDGAEALISSAQRFHIPIALVTSSDKPSVMNKITHHPWLGPWMTMVCGDDPELKAGKPEGDPYLLAAKRLNVQTEHCWAFEDSEAGTQSALTAGCIVWKLINAGPLEVPKKSIPQQANGDRLTLISNLNQACQHLETLISTS from the coding sequence ATGCCCAATCTGAACCGACCCAGCGCAGCGCCCCAAGCCTGTCTGTTTGATCTGGATGGATTGTTGCTCGATACGGAGCCATTGCATGCGCGTGCCTGGTCCGAAGCAGCTGCTTATTTCGGCACCCAACTGACCACTGCACAACTGTTGAGCCTGCAGGGCCGCCGCAGACTCGACAATGCACGCCAGGTGTGTTCCTGGCTCGACTCATCAGTCACCCCAGATCAACTGTTGATGGTGCGTCAACCCATCGCCGTGAAGTTGCTGCCCTACGCCTCAGCCATCGACGGGGCAGAAGCCTTGATCAGCAGTGCGCAACGCTTCCACATCCCGATCGCCCTCGTCACAAGCAGCGATAAACCATCGGTGATGAACAAAATCACCCATCACCCCTGGCTTGGGCCATGGATGACCATGGTTTGCGGTGACGATCCCGAACTGAAGGCCGGCAAACCGGAGGGCGATCCGTATCTTTTGGCTGCGAAGCGGCTGAACGTCCAAACCGAGCACTGCTGGGCCTTTGAAGACTCTGAAGCGGGAACTCAGTCGGCGCTCACCGCAGGCTGCATCGTCTGGAAACTCATCAACGCCGGACCTCTCGAAGTCCCCAAAAAATCAATCCCTCAACAAGCAAACGGCGATCGCTTGACCCTGATAAGCAATTTGAACCAAGCGTGTCAGCACCTTGAAACGCTCATCAGCACAAGCTGA